The following proteins are co-located in the Sporolactobacillus pectinivorans genome:
- a CDS encoding glycoside hydrolase family 65 protein, whose translation MGMQRIFEIDPWEVVTHKLDKENKRVQESMTSIGNGYMGMRGFFEENYSGDTLQGIYIGGVWFPDKTRVGWWKNGYPKYFGKVINAVNFIKTNLFINGEPIDLANDLVSDFSLRLDMKTSFLTREFTVEKSGAKLKVSIERFVSAAQKELFVDAYQFENEGSTRFKLTVNTQIDADVQNEDANYGERFWKVLNKSQSDTKGHVVAITKENQFGTPRFIVGDEMVNKTDLTAEKTDETDELELAVQNQFSKELVPGDTAYFEKRVVVVTSRDYDDQASLIKAMHQLAAKVADKKLADLQTAHKHVWAQRWKKSDVEIDGDAAAQQGIRFNLYQLFSTYYGEDDRLNIGPKGFTGEKYGGATYWDTEAFAVPMYLGVTDSTVTRNLLMYRYKQLDGAYVNAKEQGLKGALYPMVTFNGIECHNEWEITFEEIHRNGDIAFAIYNYTRYTGDKSYVLNEGSKVLTEISRFWANRVHYSQRKDQYMIHGVTGPDEYQNNINNNWYTNYLAQWTLKYTLEILDEVSSEQAVQLNVSDEEKKQWKEIINKMYLPEDKKLGIFVQNDGFLDKDLKPVCELPADQLPINQHWSWDKILRSPYIKQGDVLQGIWDFIDEFTPEQKKANFDFYEPLTVHESSLSASIHSILAADLHYEDKAVEMYERTSRLDLDNYNNDTADGLHITSMTGSWLAIVQGFAGMRVRNNHLHFDPFLPKKWEGYRFRINFRGRIIQVAIDHVGTRITLVSGEPLTIDVKGQNVQLDSKTVTA comes from the coding sequence ATTGGCATGCAGCGAATTTTTGAAATTGACCCTTGGGAAGTCGTTACCCATAAATTAGACAAAGAAAACAAACGGGTGCAAGAAAGTATGACTAGTATTGGAAACGGCTACATGGGCATGCGTGGGTTTTTTGAAGAAAATTACAGTGGAGACACACTACAAGGGATTTACATTGGAGGCGTTTGGTTCCCTGACAAGACACGTGTCGGATGGTGGAAGAACGGCTATCCAAAGTACTTTGGCAAAGTGATCAATGCAGTTAATTTTATTAAGACGAATCTATTCATTAACGGTGAACCTATTGATCTAGCCAATGATTTGGTCAGCGATTTCAGTTTGCGGCTGGACATGAAGACTTCCTTTCTAACTCGTGAATTTACTGTAGAAAAAAGCGGCGCTAAGTTAAAAGTTTCCATTGAGCGCTTTGTCAGCGCCGCACAAAAGGAATTATTCGTGGATGCTTATCAATTTGAAAATGAGGGTTCAACGCGTTTTAAATTAACCGTAAATACCCAAATTGACGCCGACGTTCAAAATGAAGATGCAAATTACGGAGAACGTTTCTGGAAAGTTTTAAATAAGTCCCAAAGTGATACTAAAGGTCATGTTGTAGCGATCACTAAAGAAAATCAATTCGGTACTCCTCGATTTATCGTTGGTGATGAGATGGTCAACAAAACGGATTTGACAGCTGAAAAGACGGATGAAACGGATGAATTAGAATTAGCCGTTCAAAACCAGTTCAGTAAAGAACTTGTACCAGGTGACACAGCTTATTTTGAAAAACGTGTCGTTGTCGTTACTTCACGCGATTACGATGACCAAGCGAGCTTAATCAAAGCCATGCATCAATTAGCTGCCAAAGTTGCCGATAAAAAGTTAGCAGATTTACAAACAGCTCACAAACACGTTTGGGCACAACGTTGGAAAAAATCCGATGTTGAAATTGACGGCGATGCTGCTGCACAACAAGGAATTCGTTTCAACCTGTATCAATTATTCTCCACGTACTATGGTGAAGATGATCGGCTGAACATTGGCCCTAAGGGCTTTACTGGCGAAAAGTATGGTGGTGCCACCTATTGGGATACCGAAGCATTTGCCGTTCCAATGTACTTAGGAGTTACCGATTCTACAGTGACCCGAAACTTGTTAATGTACCGTTACAAGCAGCTCGATGGTGCTTATGTCAACGCTAAAGAACAAGGCTTAAAGGGTGCGCTGTATCCGATGGTGACGTTCAATGGAATTGAATGCCATAACGAATGGGAAATTACCTTTGAAGAAATTCATCGGAACGGTGATATCGCATTTGCCATTTACAACTACACCCGATATACCGGTGATAAATCCTATGTATTAAACGAAGGCAGCAAGGTCTTAACCGAAATTTCTCGCTTCTGGGCAAATCGGGTACATTATTCACAACGTAAGGATCAATACATGATTCACGGTGTAACCGGTCCAGATGAATATCAAAACAACATCAATAACAACTGGTACACAAACTACCTGGCACAATGGACTTTGAAATACACACTTGAAATATTGGATGAAGTTTCATCCGAACAAGCAGTTCAATTAAATGTTTCTGATGAAGAGAAGAAACAATGGAAAGAGATCATCAACAAGATGTACTTACCAGAAGATAAGAAACTTGGCATTTTTGTTCAGAACGACGGCTTCCTGGATAAAGATTTAAAGCCAGTCTGCGAACTTCCAGCTGATCAATTGCCGATTAACCAGCATTGGTCATGGGATAAAATTTTACGTTCGCCATACATCAAGCAAGGTGACGTCCTTCAAGGAATATGGGATTTTATCGATGAATTCACACCGGAACAAAAGAAAGCCAACTTTGACTTCTATGAGCCTTTAACCGTTCATGAATCAAGTTTATCTGCTTCGATTCATTCGATTTTAGCTGCCGACCTGCATTACGAAGATAAGGCAGTTGAAATGTATGAACGGACCTCCCGCTTAGACTTGGATAACTATAACAACGATACTGCCGATGGACTGCATATTACCTCAATGACCGGCAGCTGGCTCGCCATCGTGCAAGGCTTTGCAGGCATGCGTGTGCGCAATAATCATCTACACTTTGATCCATTCTTACCGAAGAAATGGGAAGGGTATCGCTTCCGGATCAACTTCCGTGGACGGATCATCCAAGTTGCTATCGATCATGTGGGAACACGGATTACATTAGTTTCTGGTGAACCGCTCACCATTGATGTTAAAGGACAAAACGTTCAACTGGATTCAAAAACCGTCACGGCTTAA
- a CDS encoding aldose epimerase family protein: protein MKITQATIGSIADELITQYTLENDHHVQVVCMSYAATWQGFMVPDQNVKLHNLILRFDDINTYLTNPFHVGNTIGRVGGRLKNSSFAIKGIKYHVPANEGPNLIHGGNHGFSSWNWHAATESLQNAVNVTFSRKIATQDDGFPGNIEVKISYTLDNQNKVTIQFFGQSDADTLFNPMTHVYFNLSDDQKTIMNHELQINSLQHVEVDDQKLPTGRLLEHSGTAFDFSKPVMMRKAVAQLQKEMGKNQFDDAFKLVGQEHPAVVIRDNASHRQVRVYSDRNGIVMFTANPEVIGKPKEWEASHPYNGVAIEAQTLPDAIHHPEFGDIVLKANQPKVYTVHYQYEEI from the coding sequence GTGAAAATTACGCAAGCAACGATTGGTTCAATTGCTGATGAGCTAATTACACAATATACCTTAGAAAACGATCACCATGTACAAGTCGTATGTATGTCCTATGCAGCAACTTGGCAAGGATTTATGGTTCCAGATCAAAATGTCAAATTACACAATTTGATTTTACGATTCGATGACATCAACACTTATTTGACAAATCCATTTCATGTTGGTAATACCATCGGTCGCGTAGGTGGCCGACTTAAAAATAGCAGCTTCGCCATTAAAGGCATTAAATACCACGTTCCTGCAAATGAAGGTCCGAATTTAATTCATGGCGGCAACCATGGCTTTTCCAGTTGGAATTGGCATGCCGCTACGGAAAGCCTTCAAAATGCAGTGAACGTGACATTTAGTCGGAAGATAGCAACTCAAGATGATGGTTTTCCGGGAAATATTGAGGTGAAAATCTCATACACCCTAGACAATCAAAACAAAGTCACCATTCAATTTTTTGGTCAAAGTGATGCAGATACGCTCTTCAATCCGATGACGCATGTATATTTTAATTTGAGCGATGATCAGAAAACGATTATGAATCATGAATTGCAGATCAATAGCCTGCAACACGTTGAAGTTGATGATCAAAAACTGCCGACCGGTCGTTTACTTGAACATAGTGGAACGGCATTTGATTTTTCGAAACCTGTAATGATGCGAAAGGCGGTCGCGCAGCTACAAAAAGAAATGGGTAAAAACCAATTTGACGACGCATTCAAATTGGTCGGCCAAGAACATCCAGCTGTTGTGATTCGGGATAACGCTTCCCACCGTCAAGTTCGCGTTTATTCTGACCGAAATGGTATCGTGATGTTCACGGCCAATCCTGAAGTGATTGGAAAACCGAAGGAATGGGAAGCAAGCCATCCCTATAATGGTGTGGCAATTGAAGCACAGACGCTTCCGGATGCCATTCATCATCCGGAATTTGGCGATATCGTATTAAAAGCGAATCAGCCTAAAGTATATACCGTACACTATCAATACGAAGAAATTTAA
- the pgmB gene encoding beta-phosphoglucomutase — protein sequence MTNFNDIKGFIFDLDGVIALTSKYHSQAWHQIADELDATWTKSLEDGLKGISRMDSLEMILKAGNKENDYTEEEKIKLAAKKNDNYLALIGNMNIDDLLPGIPEFLEDLMAHNYKICLASASKNSPIILKKLNLARYFPDVVDPSKLKKGKPDPEIYIRGAELLNLKPEECIGIEDAAAGIQSINGAGETSIGIGDTQELSAADILFSSTKDITLANIEAAMKVNA from the coding sequence TTGACAAACTTTAATGACATTAAGGGGTTCATCTTTGATTTGGATGGCGTAATCGCGCTGACATCTAAGTATCACAGTCAGGCTTGGCATCAGATTGCCGATGAGTTGGATGCGACATGGACAAAATCACTTGAAGATGGGCTCAAAGGGATCAGCCGAATGGACTCTTTAGAAATGATTTTGAAAGCTGGCAATAAAGAAAACGACTATACCGAAGAAGAAAAAATCAAATTAGCGGCAAAGAAAAATGACAATTATTTGGCGCTTATTGGAAATATGAATATTGATGATCTTTTACCTGGAATACCGGAGTTCTTAGAAGATTTAATGGCCCACAATTATAAGATTTGTTTGGCATCTGCTTCAAAGAATTCTCCAATTATTCTTAAAAAGTTAAACCTGGCAAGATATTTTCCAGATGTTGTCGATCCATCTAAACTGAAAAAAGGAAAGCCAGATCCTGAAATTTATATTCGTGGAGCTGAACTGTTGAACTTGAAGCCTGAAGAATGCATTGGAATTGAAGATGCCGCTGCAGGGATTCAATCCATTAATGGAGCCGGCGAAACATCAATTGGTATTGGTGATACACAAGAACTAAGTGCCGCTGATATTCTTTTCTCAAGCACAAAAGACATTACATTAGCGAACATTGAAGCTGCAATGAAAGTTAACGCATAA
- a CDS encoding glycoside hydrolase family 2 protein, whose translation MDLQTADAIFSNNYFDLLPNQPIVVYTAKKETNPSLILEDSRRQLQINNLNSVMASAKLGTAK comes from the coding sequence GTGGATTTGCAAACGGCTGACGCTATTTTTTCGAATAATTATTTTGACTTGTTACCTAATCAACCAATTGTTGTTTACACCGCTAAAAAAGAAACAAACCCTTCATTAATATTAGAGGATTCCCGACGGCAGTTACAGATTAACAATTTGAATTCGGTGATGGCAAGTGCCAAACTTGGTACTGCAAAATAA
- a CDS encoding SDR family NAD(P)-dependent oxidoreductase, with product MGYALAYSFIEHGATKVYAGARDPNSISDPRLTPIKLDVTDIDDIKRSREKAADTTILVNNAGVFRAASPLNALLNNAREEIEVNYLGAWSMAQAFTPIIKQNGGGKIVNMLSVASWRASTAMTGYAASKAAEWSMSNALRVELRPQGIQVIGAHCGFVDAESTKDIKANKVSLDLLVQKVIEGIQENLDEVLVDAYTRKIKASLYDDQHLLYATTN from the coding sequence ATTGGCTATGCTCTTGCTTATTCATTTATAGAACATGGAGCTACCAAAGTTTATGCAGGAGCAAGGGATCCTAATTCGATTAGTGACCCCCGTCTCACTCCAATCAAGCTTGATGTTACTGACATTGATGATATAAAGAGGTCCCGAGAAAAAGCTGCAGATACCACTATATTAGTAAATAATGCAGGCGTTTTTAGGGCTGCTTCACCGCTAAATGCCTTACTTAATAATGCAAGAGAGGAAATAGAAGTCAATTATCTTGGGGCCTGGTCAATGGCACAAGCTTTCACTCCTATCATTAAGCAGAACGGTGGAGGTAAAATTGTTAATATGTTATCTGTTGCTTCATGGAGGGCTAGTACAGCGATGACTGGATATGCGGCTTCAAAAGCAGCGGAGTGGTCTATGAGTAATGCTCTACGTGTTGAACTTCGTCCTCAAGGAATACAGGTCATTGGTGCTCACTGCGGTTTTGTAGATGCAGAATCAACTAAGGATATTAAAGCTAATAAAGTAAGCCTTGATCTATTGGTACAAAAAGTTATTGAAGGCATTCAAGAGAATTTAGATGAGGTACTCGTTGACGCCTACACACGAAAGATTAAAGCGTCCCTCTATGATGATCAACATCTTTTATATGCTACGACTAATTAA
- a CDS encoding SDR family NAD(P)-dependent oxidoreductase, whose protein sequence is MTNLQNTKKTKALITGATSGIGHAIAVQLADDGYEVIVHGRNEERGTEVVNEIIENGGLGIFQYADLANHDDVLKLIQEVDDVDILVNNAGRSWFGESRGLDLETFNTLFALNVRAPFFLVSAFAPKMAERGTGSIINIGSMAGQIGLAAGSVYGATKGAIASLTRAWASEFGAKGVRVNTISPGPTYTEGALPDRTTALGSTTLLKRAADAKEIAKTVSFLASPDSSYISGALIPVDGGRSAV, encoded by the coding sequence ATGACTAATCTTCAAAACACTAAAAAGACAAAAGCCTTAATTACAGGGGCGACCTCTGGTATTGGACACGCTATTGCAGTGCAGTTGGCTGATGACGGTTATGAAGTTATTGTACACGGCCGTAATGAGGAGCGTGGTACGGAGGTAGTGAATGAAATCATTGAAAACGGAGGATTGGGCATTTTTCAATATGCTGACTTAGCCAATCATGATGATGTGCTCAAGCTTATTCAAGAAGTTGACGATGTCGATATCCTGGTGAATAATGCGGGACGTTCATGGTTTGGTGAAAGTCGGGGACTGGATTTAGAAACGTTCAACACTCTTTTTGCGTTGAACGTTCGTGCACCGTTCTTTCTTGTTAGTGCGTTCGCGCCTAAGATGGCAGAACGAGGAACAGGCAGCATCATTAATATAGGTAGTATGGCTGGACAAATTGGACTAGCCGCTGGATCAGTCTACGGAGCAACAAAGGGAGCGATTGCTTCTCTTACAAGAGCGTGGGCATCAGAATTCGGCGCGAAGGGCGTCAGAGTCAACACCATTTCACCAGGCCCGACTTATACAGAAGGGGCCCTTCCGGATCGCACGACAGCACTTGGATCAACAACATTGCTGAAGCGTGCAGCAGATGCGAAAGAAATTGCCAAAACTGTTTCTTTCTTAGCATCACCTGATTCGAGTTATATTTCTGGTGCCTTAATTCCTGTTGACGGCGGACGCAGCGCCGTATAA
- a CDS encoding tautomerase family protein, whose product MPMIDLYAPKNLFPEGTERQLASELTLALLHAEGVQEPTPVHLNNTAVYIHKFEPELIHTAAEGAAKVVRIQVLTPPHVLTSDGQKYLVKTATEIVQRLSGDETQGNRTWVLLTEAADGGWGIGGKAYDLKGFASLLSGR is encoded by the coding sequence GTGCCAATGATTGATCTTTATGCACCCAAAAATTTATTTCCAGAGGGAACAGAAAGGCAACTAGCCAGTGAACTAACACTCGCTTTGTTACATGCTGAAGGTGTTCAAGAACCAACACCGGTACATTTGAACAATACTGCCGTCTATATTCATAAATTCGAACCTGAATTAATTCATACTGCTGCTGAAGGGGCGGCGAAGGTTGTTCGTATTCAGGTCTTGACACCACCACATGTTTTAACGAGTGATGGGCAAAAGTATCTTGTGAAAACGGCGACCGAAATTGTTCAGAGGCTTTCCGGCGACGAAACTCAGGGCAATCGTACGTGGGTGCTTTTAACAGAAGCTGCTGACGGCGGCTGGGGCATCGGCGGTAAAGCTTATGATTTAAAAGGATTTGCCAGCTTACTTTCCGGTAGATAA
- a CDS encoding SDR family NAD(P)-dependent oxidoreductase translates to MTNSQDAKTTALVTGATSGIGRAVAIQLASKGISVIVQGRNTERGAEVVKEIIESGGHAKFQYADLSKHDDVLQLIKDVNDVDILVNNAGIAWFGDSMDLDIKTFNTLFSVNVRAPYFLVSAFAPKMAEKGTGSIINIGSMAGQVGLSAGAAYGATKGAIASLTRAWAAEFGAKGVRINTISPGPTFTSGASEDVIEALGATTPFKRAANVAEIAKAVAFLAISDSSYITGANIAVDGGRTAV, encoded by the coding sequence ATGACTAATTCTCAAGACGCAAAAACTACGGCATTAGTCACTGGTGCGACATCAGGGATCGGTCGCGCAGTAGCTATCCAATTAGCTAGTAAAGGTATTAGTGTTATTGTCCAAGGCCGTAATACTGAACGAGGTGCAGAAGTTGTCAAAGAAATTATTGAATCAGGTGGTCACGCCAAATTTCAATATGCTGACCTTTCCAAACATGACGATGTTCTTCAACTTATAAAGGACGTTAATGATGTTGATATACTGGTCAATAATGCGGGAATAGCATGGTTCGGGGATAGCATGGATCTTGATATCAAAACTTTTAATACTCTATTCTCTGTAAATGTTCGAGCGCCGTATTTCCTTGTCAGTGCCTTTGCTCCGAAAATGGCGGAAAAAGGTACAGGCAGTATTATAAATATCGGGAGTATGGCTGGGCAGGTAGGTCTATCGGCTGGAGCAGCTTATGGAGCAACCAAAGGGGCCATTGCTTCACTAACAAGAGCATGGGCAGCTGAATTCGGAGCTAAGGGTGTGCGGATCAACACTATTTCACCTGGACCGACCTTCACTAGTGGCGCATCTGAAGATGTTATTGAGGCTCTTGGAGCAACAACTCCATTCAAACGCGCAGCGAATGTTGCAGAAATCGCTAAAGCTGTTGCTTTTTTGGCAATATCAGATTCAAGTTATATCACTGGGGCAAATATTGCTGTCGATGGTGGACGCACCGCTGTGTAA
- a CDS encoding TetR/AcrR family transcriptional regulator produces the protein MENKDTKHKKNEQLPARERLLSAASELFYREGIHTVGIDRILKQAGVAKATLYTSFGNKEGLIEAYLTRRKENWERNASNWLLKYDTSKERILGVFDMLYQSFSHPGFHGCAFMNALAEEQSGSVVEKPTKAYRAAVRKKFQDLVQQLDINNSDVLVDHLVILYDGATINARMDHNADAALSAKEMAAVLIDKLLDKSEKNL, from the coding sequence ATGGAAAATAAAGATACTAAACATAAAAAAAATGAACAATTGCCCGCTAGAGAAAGACTCTTGTCTGCTGCGAGCGAATTATTTTACCGAGAAGGAATACACACGGTTGGTATTGATCGAATATTAAAGCAGGCTGGAGTAGCAAAAGCGACTTTATATACTTCTTTTGGTAATAAAGAGGGCCTTATTGAAGCTTATCTAACAAGAAGGAAGGAAAATTGGGAACGTAATGCATCTAACTGGCTCCTTAAATATGATACATCAAAAGAACGTATCTTGGGTGTGTTTGACATGCTGTATCAATCATTCAGCCATCCCGGCTTTCATGGATGTGCTTTTATGAATGCACTCGCCGAAGAGCAAAGTGGTAGTGTTGTTGAGAAACCGACCAAGGCGTATCGTGCTGCCGTTCGCAAAAAATTTCAAGATCTTGTTCAACAACTAGATATAAATAATTCGGATGTTCTGGTGGATCATTTGGTTATTTTATACGATGGAGCAACGATAAATGCACGAATGGATCACAATGCCGATGCGGCTTTATCCGCAAAAGAAATGGCGGCAGTACTAATTGATAAATTGCTAGATAAAAGCGAGAAAAACCTCTAG
- a CDS encoding Rrf2 family transcriptional regulator, which produces MNSHYTIALHILTMIAFHTSRSDQYLSSEKIAGSVNTNSVFIRRILGKLKKAQLVNVHRGGVEGGWKLARPADVITLLDVYTAVEKKPLFEMHYSLPNEKCPIGCSIQSSLKVYYGNAEAAMKDQLRENTIADLLKKTLNYTAEKRMKASGALLDQLGNEIG; this is translated from the coding sequence ATGAACAGTCATTATACCATTGCCCTTCATATTTTGACGATGATTGCTTTTCACACGAGCCGAAGTGATCAATATTTATCATCTGAAAAAATTGCGGGTAGTGTCAATACGAATTCGGTGTTCATTCGCCGAATTTTGGGCAAGTTAAAAAAAGCGCAGCTCGTTAATGTCCATCGCGGCGGAGTTGAGGGCGGATGGAAATTGGCACGCCCTGCTGATGTTATAACGTTGTTAGATGTCTATACAGCCGTTGAGAAGAAGCCGCTTTTTGAAATGCATTACAGTCTGCCCAATGAAAAATGCCCGATTGGCTGCAGCATTCAATCTTCCTTGAAAGTCTATTACGGAAATGCTGAGGCCGCTATGAAAGACCAGCTGCGTGAAAATACGATTGCTGATTTATTGAAGAAGACATTGAATTATACCGCTGAAAAACGAATGAAGGCATCAGGCGCTCTTCTGGATCAATTAGGAAATGAAATCGGCTGA
- a CDS encoding NADH:flavin oxidoreductase, whose translation MDQNKLEQRLLYTLFQPLSLGKLNLSNRIVMAPMTRGFSPDGVPGQSVADYYRRRAENDVGLIVTEGTLINHPSAGSNANWPHFYGPDALKGWANVANAVHDAGGKIIPQLWHVGMARQVGDFPNPEARPIGPSGLSLTGTQVNAPMTESEISAIVEAYGQAAADAKRLGFDGIEIHGAHGYLIDQFFWARTNKRTDRYGGNIAARGRFAAEIVAACRAAVGPEFPIVFRFSQWKTSNYSAKLAQTADELEQFLTPLVNAGVDIFHCSTRRFWELEFDNSTLNLAGWTKKLSGKSTITVGSVGLHNEFSNYFSDRKGAGVDITNIEGLIERVEKNEFDLVAVGRALLADPAWARKIREGKINELISFHSETTKHLF comes from the coding sequence ATGGATCAGAACAAATTGGAACAGCGTTTGCTTTACACATTGTTTCAGCCTTTGTCTCTAGGCAAGCTGAATCTTTCCAATCGCATCGTTATGGCACCTATGACTCGAGGCTTCTCCCCGGATGGAGTTCCAGGACAGAGTGTTGCAGATTATTATCGACGGCGGGCGGAGAACGACGTGGGATTGATTGTTACTGAGGGCACTTTAATCAATCATCCGTCGGCAGGATCGAATGCAAATTGGCCGCATTTCTATGGCCCGGATGCGCTGAAGGGATGGGCCAATGTCGCAAATGCGGTACACGATGCAGGCGGGAAAATCATTCCGCAGCTTTGGCATGTTGGGATGGCTAGGCAGGTAGGGGATTTCCCCAATCCTGAAGCTCGGCCGATCGGTCCGTCCGGATTGAGCCTGACAGGTACTCAGGTGAATGCACCTATGACTGAATCAGAGATTTCTGCTATCGTTGAAGCCTATGGACAGGCGGCAGCTGATGCAAAGCGCCTTGGCTTTGACGGAATTGAAATTCACGGGGCCCACGGCTATCTGATTGATCAGTTCTTTTGGGCAAGAACCAACAAACGGACCGATCGCTACGGCGGGAACATAGCGGCACGTGGGCGCTTTGCAGCTGAAATCGTTGCGGCTTGCAGGGCTGCTGTCGGGCCTGAGTTTCCCATTGTGTTCCGTTTTTCACAATGGAAAACGTCGAACTATTCGGCTAAGCTTGCGCAAACGGCTGATGAACTGGAACAATTCTTAACACCACTCGTCAATGCAGGCGTTGATATCTTCCATTGTTCTACTCGTCGTTTCTGGGAACTTGAATTTGACAATTCCACGCTTAATCTCGCGGGATGGACCAAGAAGCTATCAGGAAAATCGACGATCACTGTGGGTTCCGTCGGGTTACACAATGAATTTTCCAATTATTTTAGCGATAGAAAAGGTGCGGGAGTAGATATCACGAACATCGAAGGATTGATTGAGCGGGTAGAGAAGAACGAATTTGATCTGGTGGCCGTAGGAAGAGCCCTGCTTGCCGATCCTGCCTGGGCAAGAAAAATTAGGGAAGGGAAAATCAATGAATTAATCTCTTTTCATTCCGAAACGACGAAGCACCTTTTTTAG
- a CDS encoding DHA2 family efflux MFS transporter permease subunit translates to MFKNNHTGSEFISRNPKITKWMTLAATCLGLLLLNIDLFIVNVALPSIGHDLHAPVNIVSWTISTYVLMLGVLPAGLGKIGDIWGQKKCYLGGLALFTLASLACGLASSIGWLIAFRTLQGIGAAAITPGTLAILIRAFPRNQKGFAIGLNGGIGGLGLVAGPVLGGVIIAGSSWRWIFFVNIPLGLLAIMLTAVFVVESQVEVKSKAMDWLGMLCLCMGLFPILFAFTRAESDGFDPLSICSLLGGLAVIGLFVFVEKKTRHPLIELSLFKNAAFIMPCISLFLFSAALFGSQPYWNLFFQNFWGFTPLQGGLAFLPATVLIAALTPFSGIISQKSERHLRYIVMLGVILVGFSFFYVTRINSQSHFVNGFLPALLIRGVGIPILMASTSLAIMNAVSDDQSGLAAGMLNIFKNIGTAMGVTLLGQTYIHEVGQRLSLLHGVRSPYSVSEIKESAYQFISSHDHFRTMTAVAIIKGFDKMSMICMLAFIPAFISAFLIKSHKERNL, encoded by the coding sequence ATGTTTAAGAACAATCATACCGGCTCAGAATTTATCTCCAGGAATCCCAAAATAACGAAGTGGATGACACTGGCAGCGACTTGTCTTGGACTCTTGCTCCTGAACATTGATTTGTTTATTGTCAACGTCGCACTGCCCTCGATTGGTCATGATCTGCATGCTCCGGTAAACATTGTCTCCTGGACCATTTCCACCTATGTCTTAATGCTTGGTGTCTTGCCTGCCGGGCTGGGCAAAATAGGAGATATTTGGGGTCAGAAGAAGTGCTATCTGGGAGGGCTCGCGCTTTTCACACTGGCTTCTCTTGCCTGCGGCCTCGCATCTAGTATTGGCTGGCTGATTGCTTTTCGCACGCTTCAGGGAATCGGGGCCGCCGCGATCACACCGGGAACGCTTGCGATTCTCATTCGCGCTTTTCCAAGAAATCAGAAGGGATTTGCCATTGGCTTGAATGGAGGGATCGGCGGATTGGGCTTGGTCGCCGGTCCGGTTCTTGGGGGCGTGATCATAGCCGGATCAAGCTGGCGGTGGATTTTCTTCGTTAATATTCCACTGGGTCTGCTGGCAATCATGTTAACGGCAGTGTTTGTAGTCGAATCACAGGTTGAAGTCAAATCGAAGGCCATGGACTGGTTGGGCATGCTGTGCTTATGTATGGGTTTATTTCCAATTCTATTTGCCTTTACAAGAGCAGAAAGCGACGGTTTTGATCCGCTTTCCATTTGTTCATTGCTTGGCGGTCTTGCCGTCATCGGACTATTCGTTTTTGTTGAGAAAAAAACACGTCATCCATTAATCGAGCTTTCCTTATTTAAAAACGCGGCTTTTATCATGCCATGTATCAGTCTGTTCTTATTTTCTGCGGCCTTGTTTGGATCGCAGCCCTATTGGAATTTATTTTTCCAGAATTTCTGGGGCTTTACACCCTTACAGGGAGGACTTGCTTTCCTGCCGGCGACGGTGCTGATCGCTGCGCTGACACCATTTTCGGGTATCATTAGTCAGAAAAGTGAGAGACATCTCCGGTATATTGTGATGCTTGGTGTTATTCTGGTCGGGTTTAGTTTCTTTTATGTGACGCGGATTAATAGTCAAAGTCATTTTGTCAACGGATTTCTACCCGCCTTGCTGATACGAGGTGTTGGTATTCCTATTTTGATGGCATCCACGTCTCTCGCGATCATGAATGCTGTTTCAGATGATCAATCCGGACTTGCCGCAGGAATGCTTAATATCTTTAAAAATATCGGCACTGCTATGGGCGTCACCCTGCTGGGACAAACGTACATCCACGAGGTTGGACAAAGGCTATCGTTGCTGCATGGCGTCCGATCTCCGTACAGCGTTTCCGAGATAAAGGAATCGGCCTATCAGTTTATTTCATCGCATGATCATTTTAGGACGATGACAGCCGTCGCCATTATCAAAGGATTCGACAAAATGTCGATGATTTGTATGCTTGCTTTTATCCCTGCTTTCATATCCGCCTTCTTGATTAAAAGTCATAAGGAGAGAAATCTATAA